The segment GAAGACACCGACAACGCCAAGGCCACCCGTGGGACGCACGGAAGCGACAAGGTCATTCATGGTGGCATTCGGACGCTCGTGACCGTGATGATCGTGGCACTGGTAGCCGACGCATTCGCAGCCTCGGTCGGCCCCGCCCTTGGTCAGTTCGAGAATCTGGGCGACGTGGTCACCCTTCGAATCGTCAACGGTCGTGGCGCCGAAATTCCGCGCCAGCTTCAGCCGGTCGGGGTGTCTATCGACGACGATGACCTGCGCCGCGCCCTTCACGCAGGCGGAGAGTGCGGCCATCAGACCCACCGGGCCCGCGCCGTAGATAACGATGCTCTCGCCGGGCTGCAGGCCGGCAAGCTCCGTGGCGTGCCATCCGGTGGGAAAAATGTCCGAGAGGAGCACGTAGTCGAGCTCCTTCTCCTGCGCATCCTCCGGCAGAACCAGGCAGTTGAAGTCGGCATAAGGCACGCGGAGCAGTTCAGCCTGCCCTCCGCTGTAGGGCCCCATGCCCGCAAAGCCATAGGCAGCGCCTGCGCTTCCGGGGTTGGTCGTGAGGCAGAAGCCAGTCAGCCCCGCCTCGCAATTCCGGCAAAAGCCACAGCCGATGTTGAATGGCAGGACGACCCGATCGCCGACCTTCACCCTGTCGACGGCGGGACCCACCTCGATGACTTCGCCCATGTTCTCGTGGCCAAGGATCTTCCCTTGCTCAACGTCCGTGCGCCCTTCGTACATGTGAAGGTCTGAGCCGCAGATGTTCGTCGTGGTGATGCGTACGAGCACATCCGTAGGCTTTTCAATGCGAGCATCGGGCACCGTCTTGACGACGACATCCTTTGGACCGTTGTAGACGAGTGCTTTCATGACGATTCCCTCGAGCGAGTGAACCGTCACCATGGCCGGATGGCTGGAAGGGGTATGTCCGCAAGCGGTGAACCCACCTGCACAGGCGTGAAGGATTGCAGCTACCTCACCGCCGCTTGGATACAACCTCCGAGGCGCCAGGGCAGCTATCCACCGGTCGCGGCTGGAGGCTTCGACCGTCGGTTTGCCAGCAGTCGTCGAACACCGAGCAATAGCAGAACTCGAACGAGATATTGCCCCGTTCGATATTGAGTTTGTCCCACGCCTGGGAGCCACCGCCCGGATGCGGCACGCTAAGCAGGTTCACGCTGTCGCCGGCCCTCAGAACCACGGGGCTCGCAATCGCGGCGGAGTAAGGCAACGCAGCTTCGCCTGGGGCAGAGCAGCAGTCCGCGAGGAACGTGTCCCAGTTCTGGACCGTCTTCCCCTTGTAGAGCACGCGGGCCGCGTAGATCTTCGCCGGACCGACACCGCTGTTCGAAACGGACAGCGTGATCTTCTGCTCGCCAGACCCGGACTGGTTACCCGAGTCGGTCTGAAGGAAAGGCCACGAGTTCGCCTGCACAAGCTGGGCGTTCGCCTCCGCCATGCGTTCCATCGTATGTCCGTGGAGGACAGCGACGCCCAGCGATACAAGCGAAAGAAAGACGGCTGACCCAGCCAGAATGAGGTCTAGCTTGTGGTGCCCGGTTTTCCGAGGCTCAGTTGGCTCGATGTCCATCAGCATGGTGTTCCCCCTTGACCGGCGAGTGTAACCGGCCATAGGGGACGCCGGAACGGTCAGGGCACGATTTCACCTTCCTCCATCCCGTCCCACCAGGTGATGCGCGTGGCTTGCACTTTCAGCATCACGATGCCCGGCGTGTCGACACCCTGCTCAAACCAGCGATCCAGCGCCTTGTGCCAGTGCGCCTGCATCAGGGCCTTGTCGCGTATCAGTTCGCCGCGACCCTCGACGGCCACAAACAGCGGCGGCTTGCCAAAAAGTGACTTTGCGCCCGTGAAGGAGAGCGCTACCGCCGGGTTGGCTTCGATCTCGGCCACGAAGTGCGCTTTGTCATCGCCGAAGAACCAGCTATCGCCATCGTAGTCCACGTCGCCGTTGTTGCTCATCGGCCGGCCGGCAATTTCGCCGCGGGCGGTATGGGTCTGCAGCATGGCGAAGTCGATATCGGCCATGGCCTTGGCGAGATCCTGCAGTGTGCGGTCGGTCATGGCGCCATCCTCGTTTGGGGTTTCCCCGAGGATGGGCCCGCATCGGTGGTGCGGGGCGTGAAGGTTGACCGAACGCGACGTAACGGTTCGGGCCGCGCGTGAAGATGGATCCTGACCCGCTCAAGACGGGTGCGTCGCGGCCGATACCGGGATATGACCGTTCAACCGTCCGCCCTACCCATCGTCCTGGTTCATGGCTTCATCGGCCATCTGCAGTCCGTGGGCCGGCATGGGGACACCGGTCTGTTCGCGCCGGACCTTCTCGGCTACGGCAGGTTCCGCGACTACCCCGCCTCGGCTATCAACGTGGGTGCGCAGGTCGACCACGTGATGGATCAGATCGATCGGGCGATGGGGAACGCACGGGTTCTCGTGGTCGCTCACTCGGCCGGGGCGACGATCGCCATCCGACTCGCGCAACTGCATCCGTCGCGCATCGCCGCGCTGCTGATTGCCGAGGGCAATCTCGCGGCCAGCGACGCGTTCCTGGCGGCCAGGTTAGGCCCGATGTCATTGCCCGATGTCCAGGACTGGCTCGGCCGCATGCGCAACGACCCCGCACGGTTACTGCGGGCGGACGGCGTGCCCATTACCGAAGTGAACCTCACCCGCATGGGGGACTGGCTCCGCTATCAGGACGCTGCCGCGTTGCATCAGATGGCACGCTCGATCTTGCTGGAAACCGTCACGCCCAACTACGAGCTCGCCGTGAGCAAGGTCATGCGTCAGACGCCTACCGGGCTGATCTTCGGTGCCCGCTCTCCGCACAAACGGCTCCTCGCCGAGCCGGTACGCTCCGCCATCGTCAGCTCAAGCGTGATTGCAGATTCGGGCCACCTGCTTCCCCTGGAAGCGCCCGAGCGCTTCCGGGAAGAAATCGACCGCTTTGCAGCACGGTGCCTGGATCAAACCGCCACGGGTGCCTTGATCGCCGGATACGGATCGTAATCAACGATCGACACATCCTCGAAGCGGAAGTCGAAGATGTTCTTCACTTCCGGATTCAGCACCAGCTTCGGCAGCGCACGCGGCTCGCGCGACAGCTGCTTCTGCGCCTGCTCGATGTGGTTGGAGTACAGGTGCGCATCGCCCAGCGTGTGCACGAAGTCGCCCACTTCCAGGCCGGTCACCTGGGCGATCATGTGGGTGAGCAGCGCGTAGCTGGCGATGTTGAATGGGATGCCGAGGAAGATATCGCCCGAACGCTGGTACAGCTGGCAGGAGAGTTTGCCGTTGGCCACGTAGAACTGGAACATCGTGTGGCACGGCATCAGCGCCATCTTCGGCAGCTCGCCCACGTTCCATGCGGATACGATCAGGCGGCGCGAGTCCGGGTTGCGCTTGATCTCGTCGACCACCCAGGCGATCTGGTCGACCACCTTGCCGTCGGCCGTGGGCCATGCGCGCCACTGGCGGCCGTACACCGGGCCGAGGTCGCCGTTGTCATCGGCCCACTCGTCCCAGATGCTGACGCCGTTTTCCTTCAGGTACGCGATGTTCGTATCGCCCTGCAGGAACCAGATCAGCTCGTGGATGATCGAGCGCAGGTGCAGCTTCTTCGTGGTGACCAGCGGGAAGCCCTTGCCCAGGTCGTAACGCATCTGCCAGCCGAACACGCTGCGCGTGCCGGTGCCGGTACGGTCGGCCTTCTCGGCGCCGTGGTCGAGGACGTGGCGGAGCAGTTCGAGGTAGGGCTGCATGGTCGGTCTACGTTATCAGGAGGCGGTGGCGGCCGCGGGCGCGGCCACGGGTGCGTACGGCGCCCGGCGCGACATCGCCAGCAACAGGATGCCCACCGCGATCAGCGGCAGCGACAGGATCTGGCCCATGGTGAGCCAGCCGAACGCCAGGTAGCCCAGCTGGGCATCCGGCACGCGGACGAACTCGATGATGAAGCGGAACACGCCGTACATCAGGGCGAACAGGCCCGAGACGGCATAGCGCGGCCGCGGCTTCATCGAGAACACCCACAGCACGATGAACATCACGACGCCTTCCAGCGCGAATTCGTACAGGGGGTTCGGGTGGCGCGGCAGCGCGTCCGGGGCGTGCGGGAAGATCATGCCGATGGGCAGGTCGGTCGGCTTGCCCCACAGCTCGCCGTTGATGAAGTTGCCCAGGCGGCCGAGGCCGAGGCCCACGGGCACCAGCGGGGCGACGAAATCCACCGCATCGAAGAATTTTACGTGGTTGCGCCGCGACCACCACAGGCCGGCAGCCAGGACGCCGAGCAGGCCGCCGTGGAAGCTCATGCCGCCGTCCCAGACCCGGAACAGCGCCAGCGGGTCGGTCCAGATCCAGTTGATGGCCGTGTAGAACAGCATGTAGCCCACCCGGCCACCCACCACCACGCCCATCATGGCGTAGAACATCAGGTCGCTGAAGCGGTCGGCGTTCACCGGAAGGCGGCCCTGGCGGCGGCGGTATTCGCCCAGCCCCCAGCCGCCGAGGAACCCGCCCAGGTACATCAGGCCGTACCAGTGGACCAGCACAGGGCCGAGGTGGAACGCGACGGGATCGAACTGAACGACGAACGGAGTGGCCATGGAAAAGCACAGGGCGGGGGCGATTCCCCAGTGTACCGCCCCCGCTTGCCGCACGCCGCCTTGTGGAACCCCTGCCGGATACGCTATAGAGCCTGCCGGAACGCCGTCTGGGGAGATGGCGGACATGGATGCTACACAGGGGAGAAACCGCATGACCTTACGCCTTGCCCGGCCGCTGCTGGCCGCGCTCTGCCTGGCCGCGTGCACCACCGGTGCCACCGCCGCCGACCTGATCCCGACGGCCGACTTCGCCCGCCACGCGCCGCTGACCAACCCGCTGCTCTCGCCCGACGGCCAGCACGTCTCCGTGGCCTACCACGACCCCGACGGCAAGACCCACGGCCTGGCCATCTTCAGCATCAGCGACATGACCAAGCCGATCACGCTGATCCGCATGCCGCCGTATGAGATGCCCGCCGACATCATGTGGACGAGCAACACGCGCCTGGTCGTGGCCCGCGGCAAGGTGGACGGCTCCATCGGCCGCGAAACCACCACCGGCGAGCTGATGGCCGTGGATATCGATGGCAAGAAGCCCGATTACCTGTACGGCTTCGAGGCCGTGGGCAAGCGCGTTGCCACGCGCGCCCTCGACCGCGGCTGGGGTTTCATCGACGGCAAGCCGCCGGTCGCCAATGGCCATTTCTACATGCGCAGCGTCTCCTGGGAAGACCAGGACCGCAGCACGCTGTACGACGTGGACGCACAGACCAGCGCGCGCCGGCAGATGGCCGATATCGGCATCGGCTACATGGTGTTCATGGTGGACCCGCAGGGCGTGCCGCGTTTTACCTACGGCGTGAACAACGAGCACAAGTGGGTGGTATTCCGCCGCGACGCGAACGGCGGCTGGGCCAAGGTCGAGATGGACCGCGAGCACCAGCGCTTCTCGCCGATCGCCCAGGTGGCCGGCAGCACGCGCATCTACGCCGAGTACAGTCCGGATGGCGTGGGCGGCGCGCTCGTGGAACAGGATGACACCGGCGGCAATGTGCGCGTCATCCGCAAGGATTCCTTCAGCCAGGTGTCGTCGACCGGCCTGTGGACGGCGCAGCCCTACCGTCCCTTCGCCACCCGCGCCGAAACCGGCCTGCCGACCGTCACCTACGTCGATCCGCAGGACCCCACCGCCAAGCTGCACATGGCGATCTCGCAGAAATTCCCGGGCTATGCCCTGGATTTCAATTCCTTCAGCGAGGACGGCAGCGAATTGATGTTCAGCATCTGGAGCGACCGCGACCCGGGCCGCGTGATGCTGATCAATACGAAAACCTACAAGGTCACGCCGCTGTTCACCCTGGCGCCGTGGATCGACCCGTCGAAGATGGCCGAGCGCCGCTCGCTGCACTTCAAGGCGCGCGATGGCGAAGAGCTTGAGGCGATCCTCACCTTCCCGAAGGGCAAGCCGGAATCGAAGCTGCCCATGGTGCTGATGCCCCACGGCGGCCCGTTCGAGGAAAAGGACACGTGGGCGTATGACGAGACCTCGCAGTTCCTCGCCAGCCGTGGCTACCTGGTGCTGCAGGTGAACTTCCGTGGCTCCGATGGCCGCGGCAAGCACTTCATCACGTCCGGTTACCACGAGTGGGGCGGCCTGCTGCAGAACGACCTGATCGATGGCGTGAAGTGGGCGATCGGCCAGAACTTCGCCGATGCCTCGCGCGTCTGCGTGTTCGGCGGCAGCTTCGGCGGCTACTCCGCCATGATGGCGCCGATCCGCGAGCCGGGCATGTTCAAGTGCGCGGTGGGCTACGCCGGCATCTACGACCTGCCGATGATGTACGAGAAGGGTGATATCCAGCAGAACAAGCGCCTGAAGAGCGAACTGGAAATGACCCTGGGCACCGACCCGGCCATGCTCGTGGCCAACTCCCCGGACCGCATGGCCGACAAGCTGAACCTGCCGATCATGCTGGTGCACGGCGAAGACGACGAGCGCGCCCCGTTCGCCCAGTTCAAGGCCATGAAGGCCGCGCTGGACGCGGCGCACAAGCCGTACGAGACCCTGACCAAGCCGGACGAGAAGCATGGCTTCGTCAAACCGGCCAACGTGGAGGAGCTCTTCGACAAGCTCGCCGCCTTCCTGGACCGTAATATCGGCGACGGCGCAAGCAGCAAGTCAGCGGCCCCCTGAGGGCACGCAACCGCCACCTGTGACGGGTGGCGGTTGCCCCTTGCGGCCGCAAGCGTTATGTTCGCGTGATCGTCGGGCCCGGGTGGTGCCTGGCGGGGATCGGGAGGTTTGCGGGGTATGGTCGTCAGTAGTGGGCAGAAGCGCCACGTCGCGGCGCGGCGGGCGGTGCTTGCCGTCGCCCTGCTCGGCTGCCTTGCGTCCGGCCCCCTGCTCGCCCAGGACAGCACGGCGCCGGCGGAAATGCTGGCCCCGGTCAATGTCACCGTCACCGGCTCGCGCATCCGCGGAATCGACGTCGAAACCGCCCAGCCCGTTTTCACCATGGACCGTGCCGCCATCCGCGCCACGGGCCTCACCAGCCTGGGCGATATCGTGGCGCGCATGCCCTCGGCGGGCACGCCCGAGGTCACCCCGCAGGACACCCTCTCCTCCAGCAACGACGCGGGCGGGCGCTACGTCAACCTGCGCAACCTCGGCGCCGTGCGTACCCTAGTCCTGGTCAACGGACGCCGCTGGACCACCAGCCTCGGCGGCCTCACCGACCTCTCCACCATCCCGGTGTCGATCGTCGAACGCATCGAGGTGCTCAAGGACGGCGCCTCCTCCCTTTACGGCTCCGACGCCATCGGCGGCGTGGTCAACATCATCACCACCGACCGCTTCGAAGGCGCCTCGGCCGATGTGCTCTACGGCGTCAACGGCAAGGGCGACGGCGCGCAGAAGAACGGTACGTTTACCTGGGGGCGCAGCACCGAACGCTCGTCAGTGATCCTTGGCGCCAGCTACGAAGACGGCGACACGCTGGACGACGCCAAGCGCTCGCTGACCTCCACGGCCTACGGCCCGCGCCATCCGCTGGATGGCTACAACATGGGCCCGTACGGCGGCGTGGTGGATCCGAACGCGCCCGGTACCGCGTACGTGGTGAACCGTGGCGCGGGCGGCGTGGGCAATACCGCCGACCTCGCCAACTACCACCTGTACGATCCCAACAGCATCGCTGACAAGTACAACACCCAGCGCGACATGAGCTTCCGCGCGGGCAGCAAGCTGCGCAACCTGTTTGCGACGGGCCGCTACAACCTCACCGACGACATCACCCTGCGCGGGATGGCCAACTACGGCGTGCGCGACACGCGCAGCCAGGCCTCCGGCTACCCGTTGCAGAGCGCCACGGGCCGTGCGGATGGCCTGTATATCGACCCGGCCAACGCCTACAACCCGTTCCCCGGCGAGAGCACGTCCTTCTTCCGCCGCACCGTGGAACTGCCGCGCATGGACTGGGCGAAGTCGAAGGTGTTCCACGCCGACGTCGGCGCCGAGGGCACGTTCGAGTGGATCAACCACGCGTGGAACTGGGACGTCACCTACGCGTACTCCGAGGACCGGGCCAGCCGCACCACCAGCGGCAACATCAACCTGGTGAACGCACGCAAGGCACTCGGCCCGACGACCACGATCAACGGCCAGCTGGCCTGCGCCAATGCCGAGGACCGGGCCGACGGGTGCGTGCCCTGGAATATCCTGGCCGGCCCCGGCGGCACGCCGGATGCGGTGTGGAACTACGTGGCCTCGACCACGACGGCGCACGAAACCACGCGCACCAATGACGTCATGGCGAACCTCACCGGCGGCCTCGTCGACCTGCCGGCCGGCACGCTGAAGGTGGCGGGCGGGCTGGAACACCGCAGCGAGGATGGCCGCTACGTGCCGGACGCGGCCGACTCCGCCGGCCTGACCACGCAGCTGGCGAGCGACCCGACCCGTGGCGGTTACGACGTCAACGAGGCCTACCTCGAGTTCGACATCCCGCTACTGAACGACCTGCCGTTCGCGCGCGAGCTGGCGGTCAATGCCTCCTCGCGTTATTCGCATTACAGCGCGTTTGGTGGCCGCACCAATAACAAGTACAGCTTCCGCTGGAAGCCGCTGGACGACCTGCTGCTGCGGGGTACGTACGCGCAGGGGTTCCGCGCGCCGACGGTGGCGGATCTTTACGCCGGCTCGTCGGAAAGCTTCGAGAGCTTCCTCGATCCCTGCGACAGCGCCTTTGGCGCGTCGGCCACGGACGCCGCCGTGCGTTCGCGTTGCGCCGCTGCGGGCGTGCCGGCGAATTATCGCCAGGTCGATCAGTCCGGCGCGCAGATCAGTTCGAATACCGGTGGCCAGAATCCGTCGGCGTTCCGCACCGGCGCCAATCCGCGCCTGAAACCGGAATCGTCGATCACCCGCACGGCGGGCCTGGTGTACAGCCCGATGTACCTGGACGGGATGGACATCACGCTGGATTACTACAAGGTCGATATCCACGACGTCATTACCCCGATTCTCGCTGGGGATATTCTCAATTTCTGTTACGTCCGCAACGATCCAACCTATTGCGGCCGCTTTACCCGTGCGGCCGATGGCCGCATCACCTCGCTGGACGAAAGCCTGGTGAACCTCGGCTCATTGCGCACCGAAGGTTACGACCTCGGCCTGCATTACCGTTTCCCGCAAACCCGTTTCGGCGAGTTCGCGCTGTTGTCCGATAGCACCTATCTCAAGGACTACACCCAGCGCAGCAGCGCCAGCGCGGAACCGCGTCAGCTCGCCGGTTACATGAATGGCGTGCAGGGGCTTTATCGCGTGCGCTCCAATCTGTCGCTCGACTGGAGCTGGCGGCGATTTGGTGCGACCTGGACCGTGCGTTATTACTCGGGTTTGAAGGACTCCTGCTGGTCCTCGACCGAGGAATGCAACGAGCCGGATACGCTGAATGTCATCAGCGGCGTCACCGGCGTGAGCCGCAAGGGCGGCGTCGCTTTCAACGATGCGCAGTTCCGCTGGATGACGCCGTGGGACGGCAGTATCCGCGTCGGCATCAACAATGTTTTCGCCCGCAAGGGGCCGTTGTACTACAACGTTTCCAGCGCCGGTGGCGGCAGCCCGCCGTATAACCCGGCCTTCGATATCGACCGTTATTTCTATATCGGCTATCAGCAGCGGTTCTGAGAACCGCTCGCATTTACGCTCAGTCGCAGCAGTCTGCGATACCCAGTAAACGCTTGCAGTCATATGACGACGGCGTTATGTTCGTGTTACGTCGCCATTCGCCCTGAGGTGGGCGCGACGTCGGTGTCCCCACACCGCATGCCTCACACACCCACAAACGAGTGCCGTCCCGCGGCGCTACTACAAGCTGTTCAGCCTTGCTGAAAATGCAGGGCCAGGGAGTTTTTGACCTCATGACAAGCACCACCCTGCTCACGCGTTCGCGCGTGCTGAAGCGCACTGCGCTCGTCTCTGCGCTCGGCGCCTGCCTGCTGGCCGGTACCGCATTCGCCCAGAGCACCGTTGGCGACATCTACGGTACCGCTGCTGCCTCGCAGACCATCCAGATCCAGAACCTGGGTTCGGGCACCACGCGCACCGTCGCCGCCGACCAGGACGGCCACTACCGCGCCTCCTCGCTGCCGATTGGCAGCTACCGCGTCAACGTGGTGGAGAACGGCCAGACCGTGTCGACCCGCGACATCAACGTTGTCGCCGGCCAGTCCGCCCAGCTGAACTTCGCTTCGGCCGCCGGTGGCAGCAGCAGCGCGCAGGCCCTCGACACCGTCACCGTGTCGGCCAACGCCCTCACCGCCATCGACGTCGCCTCGGTGGAGTCGCGCACCAGCTTCACCGCCGACAAGCTCGACAAGCTGCCGGTGCCGCGCAACGTCGTCGACGTCGCCGCACTGACCCCGGGCACCGTCAAGGGTGACTCCGCGTTCGGCAACCTGCCGTCGTTCGGTGGCGCCTCGGTCGCCGAGAACAGCTACTACGTCAACGGCTTCAACGTCACCAACCTGTACAACAACCTGTCGTTCTCGGAAGTGCCGTTCCAGGCCATCCAGCAGCTCGACGTGCAGACCGGTGGCTACGGCGCGCAGTACGGTTTCTCGACCGGCGGCGTGACCTCGGTGATCACCAAGCGTGGCACCAACGAATGGAAGGGCGGCGCGTCGTGGGTTTACACCCCGGCATGGGGCCGCGAGCAGCAGCCGACCACCTACACCAAGGATGGCGCGCTGTACCGCACGTACCAGAAGAACAGCGACAACGACAACGTGTACTCGGCCTGGCTGGGTGGCGCGCTGATCAAGGACAAGCTGTTCTTCTACGGCATCTTCCAGTCGCACAAGGAATCGCAGACCGCCTATCAGGGCGCGACGTCGTCGGCTCCGGCTGAGCGCAACGAGTACAGTGATCCGTTCTATCTCATCAAGATGGACTGGAACATCAACGACTCGAACATCCTCGAATGGACGGGGATGAACAACACCAAGCACACGACCAACCAGTACTACAACCAGGAAATCGGCACCGACGGCAAGCCGTCCACCACCGATTACCTGGGTGACCGCCACGTCAAGACGGGCGGCGCGGTCAACGTGTTCAAGTACACCAGCTACATCACCGACGACCTGACTGCCACCGCGCAGTGGGGCAAGATGAAGTCCAAGAACTCCTCGGACTACACCTCGGCCGATGGCACCGTCACCAAGTACGACGGCAACATCAACAGCCCGAACCAGGGCTGCCCGTACGTGATCGATCGCCGCAGCAGCACGCAGAGCGGCCTGACCGATCCGGTCCATTCGTGCTACCTGGCCAGCACCATCGACCGCTTCAACGGCGAAGACCAGCGCACGGCGTATCGCGTGGACCTCGACTGGAAGGTGGGCGACCACGACCTGTCGGGCGGTTTCTCGCGCGAGAAGTGGAAGTCGGATTCGGGCCAGAGCTACGCCGGCGGCGCGCTGTACTACTACCGCACGAACGGTGCGGGCCAGGACTACGTGTCCGAGTACAACTACCGCACCGGTGGTTCGGTCGCGATCGACCAGAAGTCCTGGTACCTGCAGGACAACTGGCAGGTGACCGATAAGGTCCTCGCCTACATCGGCGTGCGCAACGACTCGTTCAACAACCAGAACGGTGCCGGCCAGAACTTCGTCCGCCAGGGCAACATCTGGCAGCCGCGCCTGGGCTTCTCGTGGGATGTGTTCGGCGATTCGTCGACCAAGGTCTTCGGTACCGCCGGCCGCTACTCGCTGCCGATCGCCGCGAACGTCGCCCTGCGCGCCGCCACGGCCTCGTACTACACGATCCAGAACTTCTCGTACTCGGCCATCGACCCGGTGACCGGCGTGCCGACCCTCGGCGCCCCGCTGACCGACAAGTCGATCGTGAACGGCGAGAACGGTTCCACCCCGGATCCGCGCTCGGTCGCCACGAAGGACCTGAAGCCGTACTCGCAGGATGAGTTCATCCTCGGTATCCAGCACCGCGTCACCAGCGACAACGACTTCCTGAACGACTGGGTGGTCGGCGCCAAGGCAACCTACCGCAAGCTCAACAACGCGATCGACGACACCTGCGACTGGCGTCCGTTCTACGCGTACGGCAAGTCGATCGGCCTGGACATGGACGCCAACGGCGACCAGTTCACCCCGCCGTCCTCGATGCCGGGCTGCTTCATCTACAACCCGGGCAGCAAGGTTTCCGTCGACGTCGACCTCGATGGCAGCGGCGTGCTGCGCAACGTCACCATCCCGGGCAAGGCGTTCGGCGAGAAGGCCAAGCGCACGTACGAAGCCGTCACCCTGTCGGCCGAGAAGGCCACGGACAACTGGTACGTCAATGCGTCGTACACCTGGTCGAAGAACCGTGGCAACACGGAAGGCCTCGTGAAGTCGGATAACGGCCAGGACGACACCGGCACGACCAGCGCGTTCGATTACCCGGAACTGATGGTCGGCGCGACCGGCTACCTGCCCAACGATCGTCGCCACAGCTTCAAGGTGTACGGCGGCTGGCGCATCACCCCGGAATGGCAGGTTGGCGTGAATGGCCTGCTTGAGTCCGGTCGTCCGACCAGCTGCTTCGGCGGCGGCGACGAGACCGTGGGCGGCATCCCGAGCTACAACTCGGAGTTCTTCTACTGCGACGGCAAGATCTCGCCGCGCGGCACGGCCAAGCGCCTGCCGTGGAACTGGTCGCTCAGCCCGAACGTCGTCTACACCCCGGCTTACGCCAAGGGCGTGACGGTGCAGCTGGATGTGCTGAACCTGTTCAACAACGACAAGAAGACGGCCATCAACGAGATCGGCGAGAACGGTTCGGATTCGAACTACTACGGTACGACCTACCGTGTGCCGACCTACTACCAGACGCCGCGTTACCTGCGCCTGATGGTCCAGTACGACTTCAGCCTGTAATTCATCGCAAGCTGGACATGAGAGGGTCGCCCGTTTGGGCGGCCCTTTTTTTTGTGTCCGTTTCGAGAGGGCTCGGCTTTGCCTTCGCGGTCGCTGGATAGCCGTGAACGGTATCGATGTCGGGGACGGGAAAGCCCTTGGGGCCGCCAGACGCGGACCTTCGGACCGGGCCGTAGGCGCCCTCACGTCGAACATCGATGCTCTTAGCGGCCCTCCGCTTATGTCGGCCCCAAGGGCCTGGCCGCTGCCGACGACGCCGCCCTACCAGCGCCGGGCGGCGCAAGCCGCTGAAAGCAAGCATTCGCGAACGCGAATGAACCGACTAAACGGCTGGATGTGGCAGCCGACGCTACGGTTAGTCAGAGCAGAAGGGGTTGGTCGGGAAGTTCGTTGGTTCGTGGCGTGCCGTCGGCCGGAAAGTGCCG is part of the Luteibacter pinisoli genome and harbors:
- a CDS encoding pyridoxamine 5'-phosphate oxidase family protein, with translation MTDRTLQDLAKAMADIDFAMLQTHTARGEIAGRPMSNNGDVDYDGDSWFFGDDKAHFVAEIEANPAVALSFTGAKSLFGKPPLFVAVEGRGELIRDKALMQAHWHKALDRWFEQGVDTPGIVMLKVQATRITWWDGMEEGEIVP
- a CDS encoding alpha/beta fold hydrolase → MTVQPSALPIVLVHGFIGHLQSVGRHGDTGLFAPDLLGYGRFRDYPASAINVGAQVDHVMDQIDRAMGNARVLVVAHSAGATIAIRLAQLHPSRIAALLIAEGNLAASDAFLAARLGPMSLPDVQDWLGRMRNDPARLLRADGVPITEVNLTRMGDWLRYQDAAALHQMARSILLETVTPNYELAVSKVMRQTPTGLIFGARSPHKRLLAEPVRSAIVSSSVIADSGHLLPLEAPERFREEIDRFAARCLDQTATGALIAGYGS
- a CDS encoding thymidylate synthase gives rise to the protein MQPYLELLRHVLDHGAEKADRTGTGTRSVFGWQMRYDLGKGFPLVTTKKLHLRSIIHELIWFLQGDTNIAYLKENGVSIWDEWADDNGDLGPVYGRQWRAWPTADGKVVDQIAWVVDEIKRNPDSRRLIVSAWNVGELPKMALMPCHTMFQFYVANGKLSCQLYQRSGDIFLGIPFNIASYALLTHMIAQVTGLEVGDFVHTLGDAHLYSNHIEQAQKQLSREPRALPKLVLNPEVKNIFDFRFEDVSIVDYDPYPAIKAPVAV
- the lgt gene encoding prolipoprotein diacylglyceryl transferase, with amino-acid sequence MATPFVVQFDPVAFHLGPVLVHWYGLMYLGGFLGGWGLGEYRRRQGRLPVNADRFSDLMFYAMMGVVVGGRVGYMLFYTAINWIWTDPLALFRVWDGGMSFHGGLLGVLAAGLWWSRRNHVKFFDAVDFVAPLVPVGLGLGRLGNFINGELWGKPTDLPIGMIFPHAPDALPRHPNPLYEFALEGVVMFIVLWVFSMKPRPRYAVSGLFALMYGVFRFIIEFVRVPDAQLGYLAFGWLTMGQILSLPLIAVGILLLAMSRRAPYAPVAAPAAATAS
- a CDS encoding alpha/beta hydrolase family protein, which translates into the protein MTLRLARPLLAALCLAACTTGATAADLIPTADFARHAPLTNPLLSPDGQHVSVAYHDPDGKTHGLAIFSISDMTKPITLIRMPPYEMPADIMWTSNTRLVVARGKVDGSIGRETTTGELMAVDIDGKKPDYLYGFEAVGKRVATRALDRGWGFIDGKPPVANGHFYMRSVSWEDQDRSTLYDVDAQTSARRQMADIGIGYMVFMVDPQGVPRFTYGVNNEHKWVVFRRDANGGWAKVEMDREHQRFSPIAQVAGSTRIYAEYSPDGVGGALVEQDDTGGNVRVIRKDSFSQVSSTGLWTAQPYRPFATRAETGLPTVTYVDPQDPTAKLHMAISQKFPGYALDFNSFSEDGSELMFSIWSDRDPGRVMLINTKTYKVTPLFTLAPWIDPSKMAERRSLHFKARDGEELEAILTFPKGKPESKLPMVLMPHGGPFEEKDTWAYDETSQFLASRGYLVLQVNFRGSDGRGKHFITSGYHEWGGLLQNDLIDGVKWAIGQNFADASRVCVFGGSFGGYSAMMAPIREPGMFKCAVGYAGIYDLPMMYEKGDIQQNKRLKSELEMTLGTDPAMLVANSPDRMADKLNLPIMLVHGEDDERAPFAQFKAMKAALDAAHKPYETLTKPDEKHGFVKPANVEELFDKLAAFLDRNIGDGASSKSAAP